Within Anolis sagrei isolate rAnoSag1 chromosome X, rAnoSag1.mat, whole genome shotgun sequence, the genomic segment ATCCGTGTGAACAAGAGTTCAATAGCAATGATGCTAGACATGTGTATAATAAAGACGTGTATGAGTCACACGAGAACTACTCAGGTTGAAATCCCTGATTGGTCAAGGACACCCTTGGGCAATTCACTTAGCTTTAGATGAAGGCAATGGCACAGTCCTCTCAACAACTTTGGTGAGTTACAATCACCATAAGCCATGAGTGACTTGAAGGTAGAGGACAATAGTTCATGAGATGATTCATGACCTGGTTGAAAACTTTATGGAGCAAGCAACTGTTGCTTCCACTTCACCAGTCAACAAAACTTCACCTTTGTTATGAAGTGAATTCAGGGCAATTTCATTTCACTTGGGTGATTCCAGCAGAACAATGGCATAACGGTACCCTTGGTGGGCAATCACTATCAAGAAACTGCTAATCTTGGAGAAATTCACCAAAATGCTcccttttcaaattttgttctGCTTACAAATAGTAGGAAGAATTTATAATCCGGTTTccgaattcagattatctgctttgaactagattataaggGCCTACACTGCCACTGCAGATGAGACCTTGGAGGAATTGTATGTCCACAGATCTGAGCATCTAACAGAATTATGGGATGTTGAGAAGATACTGTTTGAGATAAAGCCATGGGGTTCTCTTTGAGGAATCTCCCCTTTTGGGTTACGAAGAGGGAGGCTCTTCAGCAGCCAATGAGCAAATGGTTGCTTTGCATATCAGGGAAGATCTCACAACTTGGAAGCAGCTTAAGACTGGAGGAGAGGCCACCATCAAAGGTGACATTTTCTTCACAAGCCAAGCAATCTTGATTTGTTTTTCGCAGTCATGGCTTGGGCCTCCCTTCTCCTGCTGCTTATTACATACTGCTCAGGTGAGTGGAGAAGGGTTCAATCATCATCCCCTTTCCAAGTGAAGGATGATCTTCTTGAGCAACACTTAGCCAATATATTCATTCTGAGCCATGTTCCTCACTCTATACTTTGTTTTCCAGGCATTGCCTCACAGCCCACACTGACTCAGGTTCCTTTCCAGTCTGTGACTCTTGGAAACACAGTAAGACTTACAACCACTTTGAGCAGCGGCCATGCGAACTATGTTGTCTCCTGGTATCAGCAAAGAGAGGGCCAGGCTCCCCGGCTTGTCCTTGATACTAGCAACAACCGAGGCAGTGGGATCCCAGAACGGTTCAGTGGTTCCAAATCAGGCAGCGAACGTTATTTGACCATTACCAATGTCTTGGCAGAGGACGAGGCAACTTATTACTGTGCTGCGAACCATGGCTCTGGTAGTAGCTTTACGTAAGGCACAATGATACAATTGCAAGGGGAAGTGAGACAAAATCTCCTGAAGGAAGATGTTTCTCTATGGTATTCAAAAGTATTGACTTCAAAAAGGGTGTGTGTGGGAGGAGGACCTGGCATCTTGAATATAAGTTGGACACGTTGCACTATTTTCATGTGAGTCTCACTTAGAGATATAGACCTGCATCCCGTGTGTTAGTCCCGGATAGCGAGCATAGACatcttgaatcaatgggattgacTTCTGAGCTGGCTCAAGATCTAACAGGGTCTATACAGAGAAATTGACAAAGTGATGAAGGCACATCACCCCCATTGTGTATCAATCAGGTCACTGGCTAGGGAGTGCAGATGTGCATTGGGAAATTTTTCCGAGGTCttgttacacatcgtcacaattCACTCACAGCATTTTTTACTGCTTCTGCTACATAAAGTTACCCAACACCTTTACTCTCCAATATTTCCTTTTCACCTCCCAATACTGAAAGTGTAATGATAAAAAGCCATGGGAACAGCTTTTCACTGTGTGTTGAATTTGCTTACCTGGTTCTTTTAGTTTGCAGAAATGGCATGCAAAGATTAATGTGATGCAAAGAGGAGCTGGTTGGGTGACCTGTCCATGAGAAGCCTTTTTCATTTCAAATCCCAAAAGATCAACCACTTCTAAataatttgttccaaatttgttttcaaaaatcttttaaattggGTGGGATCATGTGTTCCATCTTTTCATTTTAATGGGATCTTATGTGATGCCTTTATTTCCACTTTGACTACACATTGATGTATGGGTTGTCATTGGATTCGATGAACCTTTTGGtctcattcaatgctatggactttTATGGAGAGTGGTGTCCATTTCCTTCCCTGTAAGCTGAGGCAGAGGTCACAGGGTCTCACTATGATGCTATGATGTGAAGCCAAGCGGGAGAACGACCACCTGCTGCAAGTTTTGCATTGGTTGTTGTGTAGGCCTCTCATGCATGGAGGCTGTATTTAAAGAACACCACATTTGCATGAAGCAGCTAATTTGGTATGCTGAGAGGGGTTTAAGAGAGAGCAGAAGTATGCCACTCTGTGATTCTTTTGCTTCTGGAAGATCTGCTTATTCATTCTCAACACAATGGCCTGggccctccttctcttttcaatCCTGGTCGCCTTTGGTGAGGGAATGACATGGGATGGGAGGGAATTCTTTGGGAAAATAGAGAATTGGGCACATTTGCAATGTCACTGTGGTGGTCCAAATGATTTCATTGCTTCTCTCGTTGCTTTGATATCTTCCAGATCCTAGTTTCCAGCAACTGCAGACCTTGAAGGACCCGGAATCGGTGGCCCAAGGGGGGACAGTCACCCTGTCCTGCAGATACAATAGTGGAACCATTGGAGATGGCAACTATCCTTGGTGGACCCAGCATGTGTCTGGGAGTAAACCTCGGATGGTGATGCATAGCACCAGCACCCGACCCTCGGGGGTCCCGGACCGTTTTTCAGGGTCAAGGTCGGGGAACATAATGTCCCTGACCATCACAGGTGCCCTGGCAGAAGACGAAGCCGTGTATTACTGTGTTGTATGGACAGGGAGTGAGTGACACAGTCGTTCATTCAGATAGGGAAGTGAGACCAAAACCTCTTCCTTTCATTCTGCTCTTTATTTGTGAGTTGAATCTGAGCGAAACGCCCTCCCCAATCCTTGCATCTcttctatggacctcatcacattagagcatggatccactttaaatctggttgctgcctcctgcagaattctggagtttttaAAGTTTAAGGAGGGCCCTTTAAACAGCTTAGCCAGAAAGGTCCTGGGCCTCAAGGGCTCCGTGGAGCACAGtttagaaccactggtt encodes:
- the VPREB1 gene encoding immunoglobulin iota chain; this translates as MAWASLLLLLITYCSGIASQPTLTQVPFQSVTLGNTVRLTTTLSSGHANYVVSWYQQREGQAPRLVLDTSNNRGSGIPERFSGSRSGNIMSLTITGALAEDEAVYYCVVWTGSE